Genomic segment of Oncorhynchus nerka isolate Pitt River linkage group LG10, Oner_Uvic_2.0, whole genome shotgun sequence:
gtaaaaaaaacaacaaaacaattcAGTCGGGTTCTCAATTTAGAATAGTAGCAAGTTAGAATATTAgtatacacaaggtgcaatttagaaCTTTGGTTGTGCTTCATCTATTATATTCTTGTTACGTTCACTGATGGTCACTCAATTAgaccatgtcagctaacatttttaagattggtaaattagtctagcagCCAGCTACCGGAACTTTGTAATCATGGTTGAAATACCGGCCGGGGTGCCCCcatttgattttgttagtcagtctcactcagatTTAATATTGAAAACTGCAGACGTTTCTCTCCACCCTTTGGCAAAATGTGTagcattgcaggaaattagctgtaaaacttgTTTTTATGTCCCTCCgtgcaccctctgtgacttctGACGATTTTAATCCACTTAACCCCAGCATTTATCCATCATTGTAAAGCCATAGTTATTTTGTTGATTTGACAGTCATTTCTCAAGATTATTATTTATCTATTGTGATTGGCGTTTCCATCTGTCCCTCaatttaaggtcaaccctgttatgtgaactgaactcattttaatatggtgaaactattccttttaaaatatatttttcaaaagaaacattgaacatctaattgTCAAATCATAGCATAAAAGAAGGTGAgttctactctttttggcaaTTTGAGGTTTTCTGGTGGATAACTAACCCTGTTAGTTTTACCCATAGATAGTCCGACTATAATTTTTTAAACAATTAATCTTTTTTTGTGAAGCATGCTTTCAATTGCAACTCACTGTTTCACACAAAACACTTCCATTCCCCATCTCAAAAGGGGATTTATGGGTGATTTTAAGATGAAACCTGTTACTTAATAGGCACTGactatagtattttttttttGTAGAAGTTGGGGAAGACCAGTTTTTATGATGTTGAACATGTTAAGGCATTAAACTGCTAAAGCCTCCATTATACCAAcattacagtgtcttcagaaagtattcataccccttgacttattccacattttgttacagctggatttaaaaatggatttaaatatatttttttctctcaccatctacacacaataccccataatgacaaagtggatttaaaaaattaaaacaattatgcaactgtattgaaaatgaaatagacataagtattcacagccctgagtcaatacatgttacaatcacctttggcagagattacagttttttttagtctttctgggtaagtctctaagagctttgcacacctggattgtacaatatttgcacattattcttttcaaaattctgcaagatcattgctagacaatttTCTGTTCTTGACAtatattttcaagccgatttaagtcaactgtaactcggccactcatgAAAATTCATTGTATTCTTGTTAAGCAACTCGTGTAGATtcgaccttgtgttttaggttattgtcccgctgaaaagtgaattaatctcccagtgccTGGTGGAAAGcacactgaaccaggttttcctctaggattttgcctgcgtTTAGCTTAATTCGGTTTCGTTTTTATTCTGAAATACTCCCCAATCCTTAGcgacaagcatactcataacatgatgcagccaccactatgcttgaaaatacggagagaggtactcagtaatgtgtttaaTTGGATTTACCCCAactataacactttgtattcaggacagttaatttctttgccacatatttttcattattactttagtgccttgttgcaaacaggatgcatgtttttggaaTCTTTGTATTCTGTCCAGGCTTTCTTCTTCTCCTCACTTTGTCAAtatggttagtattgtggagtaactacaatgttgttgattaaTCCTCTTACAAATAtacaaagttaaatctagaattggcttcctatttcgcaacaaagcatccttcactcatgctgccaaacatacccttgtaaaactgaccatcctaccaatcctcgactttggcgatgtcatttacaaaatagcctccaatactctactcaacaaattggatgcagtctatcacagtgcaatccgttttgtcaccaaagccccatatactacccaccattgcgacctgtacgctctcgttggctggccctcgcttcatactcgtcgccaaacccactggctccatgtcatctacaagaccctgctaggtaaagtccccccttatctcagctcgctggtcaccatagcatctcccacctgtagcacacgctccagcaggtatatctctctagtcacccccaaaaccaattctttctttggccgcctctccttccagttctctgctgccagtgactggaacaaactacaaaaatctctgaaactggaaacacttatctccctcactagctttgagcaccaactgtcagagcagctcacagattactgcacctgtacatagcccacctataatttagcccagacaactacctctttcccaaatgtatttatttatttattttcctcctttgcaccccattatttttatttctactttgcacattcttccattgcaaaactaccattccagtgttttacttgcgatattgtatttactttgccaccatggccttttagcctttacctcccttctcacctcatttgctcacatcgtatatagacttgtttatactgtattattgactgtatgtttgttttactccatgtgtaactctgtcgttgtatctgtcgaactgctttgctttatcttggccaggtcgcaattgtaaatgagaacttgttctcaacttgcctacctggttaaataaaggtgaaataaataaaaaaaaaaatacacaagCAACTGCGCAGGTCCAAATCCAGGCATTTGTCAAATCCCGTTTGGACTACAGCAattctctgttggctgggctccccgcttgtgccatcaaacctcTGCACTTTATCCAGAACACAATGCAAATACATTTCTGATTAGAATAACATTACTACACATATCAAGCTAGcaaacagtacgctttaacttgcaatgagaACATCTTCTGgatgagagtgtctgctaaattaccaaaatgtaaatctgaaatgtcagacTACATTGCAAGAACAAATCAGTCTGGTGATGCCTTTTTAAGCACAATGTTCTACTGATTACGGATATACCTTCCATTTTCGCTAAACAGGTACATGGTTTGCTAGTGATATGCAGATAGACCTCGTTCATCAAGGTGAATAACATGGGCTAGGGGCAGGCCTATCCATATTGCAGTTATGACATTTTAACCTGTTAATTCTTCCTTTCAGATGTAAACAATGGTTGAATAATTGTCATCGAACTGACTTGGAGCCAAAAACCCCTGAGGAGTTGCACAATTCCTTCAAAATATGTGCAAATCATTTTGAGCCTTCCTTGATCTGTTGTGATGTAAGTATCTACTGAAGAAACATTTATATTTCCAAAAAGCATTCCTTTTATACTTTCATTCAGTTGTTATATTGTTCAGTAATAGAGGGGACTTGAGTTAGACTATCTATTCAGGAGGTGACTCATCTATGCATTAGCCTATAGACCCAATGAGCAGATTTGGGATGTAGGCTTAAATAGTGTGCAATACCTTATTAACTGTACATTTAAAGTTATGCTATTGCtcattagcaagctagctaaattgcgCCATTGAAACGCCTCCCGAGCTTGCTAGCTAACCTAGCTTGTGCAATATATCATATTGTTTTATGTTAATGGATTCAGAACACAAACTTGCACACCGAAAATAACGTCTTCTCACGTGCTTAGGATAATAAAAACCTGTAGTGGAATATGTCTCCCACATGCTGTGTGATGTGAGGTTTAAGTCatgtaccgtaattgctggactattaagcgcacctgaatataaaccgcacccactgaattattaaaaaatatgtattttgtacataaataagctgcacatgtctataagccgcaggtgtctaccggtacattgaaacaaatgaacttggtcactatcttcctcctcctgtgcactgaaaccactgaagtcatctccttcggtgtcggagttgaatagcctcagaattgcttcatccaatgttggatcgttttcattgtcgctctcgtcactttcatccggaggcaaataccccgctgagctcatgctgccccttcaacacgcagcagtccagcctttcgaaacctgttgatagtggattttttgacaatgctccacgctgtcaggacccactggcagacttgaccataagttgctcttcgcatgcggcccgttttagtgaaggatttctccccacttgtcatccaagcctcccactgaacaaggagcgccaccttaaatgcacgatttacactgaggtcgagtggctgcaaatactttgggccatctgcttttcttccctctgaaagcttttgttgtctttttgcactgagtcagttcctcacgctgctgtttccaacgtcttatcatcgactcattaaggccaagctcctgtgcagcagctctatttccttttccaacagccagatcgatctccttcaacttgaaagctgcatcatatgcatttctctgtgtctttgccatgatgagggtgacagaattactaccgtaatcagaatgatgggaagtttgagcgcgctcgatttacgtcacattatgtgacggtgttcagttttttggcggcatgaatcttgtgaaagcgggaaaaatccataaattagccgcgtcattgtataaaccgcgaggttcaaagcatGGGAATAAAGTAGcagcttatagtccggaaattacggtatacCTTTGTTGGGACTAGCTTAATCATAATGCACTCAGTTTTTCTGAAGGCCACTGGTAGGTCAACATTGAAAACAAGGTTTTATCCGTATTAAAAGGTCATGCTTCTCCCTGGAGGTTCTTTCTTAATAAAGTAGTCCTAATAAGGATTTGCTTGTTTCTTTTTCAGAGCACTTTAAGAGCATCCTTGAAAGAGGGTGCTATGCCAACCATATTTGATTTTACAACACATTTGAACAATCCATCAGGCCGCAACGGGAATAAGAGAATAAGAGAACCTGTAAGTATTCTGTCATGTTTAAACCACACAATGCTGTACCCCATATAGTCATCCTAACctgatctctgtgtgtgtatctagtcATCCTAACCTGATctcagtaagtgtgtgtgtatatagtcatCCTAACCTGATCTCAgtaagtgtgtgtatatagtcatCCTAACCTGATCAGTGTATAATCTGATCCTATTGCATTAACTCCAGTCTACAGCTAATTATATATTTTATTCCTTTAGAGTGAGGTGGAGTTTGCAACCTTGAAGAAAGCTAAAGGTGATTGGTTTGGTAAATCAATATCTTTTTCTCGTTTGTTTTACCATAACAATTTAATATTCCCATATTTAGCAATCTATTTTCCTACCAAAAATGACATTTTAAGTAATTGGTTCACAACTTCATGGCAGTGCATAGTCATGTGGTCTGTATTGGGATAGCCCTCTAAGAAAAGTACACTCTTTTAATAGGATATTTTTAGAAATGTCTCAACatatttattcaataaatgtgtTTCAATCGCATGTCCATGTTTTCTCCTTTACTTCAGAAGATGCTCCAACTGAGGTGAAAGATAAGCCAGGAGAGAATAGTGCAACATGTGATCTATCGCAAGAGGACCAAAGGAGAGAGGATGTCTCCAACTCTAAAGCAAAGGAAATCCTTAAAGTCTACTTCAAGGAAACTCTTGCCTTCACTGGATTCAGCATAGGGAACGATGCAAACCCCAACACTGATGAGCCGATGGGAGGCCACAGGGGACAACAGTCTCTCAACCCCATCTGTGTTGAAAGAATTGACCAGAAAGATGTCCTCCAGTTCAGTGAGAACCTCATGCGGGAGGAGATCCGGAACAGTTTAAGGTTGGCACGCTTTTTCTCCATTCTGCTGCAAGATGTCACAAACATAGAGGGAAAAGATCAGATCCCAGTTTTCATCAGGTCCGTCACTGTGGCAGGTTTCCCTCAGAAACACCTCATGGGGTTCCTGCCCTGTGATGCAGATTCTGAGGGTCTGTTTTACATGCTGCTCTCAGAAATACGGAATAAGTGGGGGCTGCGGATGGAGCATTGTCGAGGACTCACCTACCTGACCACAGGCATTCTATGTCAGAAAATGAAGGATCTCACCAGCAGGATTCTGCAGGAGTTTCCTCAGGTAGTGCTAGCACCTAGTGACCCATACGCCTTTAACATGTGGCTCATCCGCTCCATGCCCATGCCTTCCATCCAGAAGGTTGTGAACACAGTGGAGGAGGTCGCCACAATGCTTAGAGGGTCCCCAGATCTTTGGGAAAGACTGGAAGGGAAGATCAAGTCATCTTACGGCCACCTTAAAGGTGAAGTGGACAGGATCACAGAGGCTTGCCAGAACACCTGGGAGTATGGTGTTGATGCCTTCCACACCATGTTGGACATTCTTGAGCCATTCCTCGCCTGCATCAATGAGGTGTGCTCGGCTGCAAACGCAGACACTGCTACTTGTGAGCAGATGGCCAAGCTCAAGCCGATCCTAAAGAACTTCAATTTCCTCATCACCCTGGTTGTCCTGAAGAATACCCTCTGTTGTGTGAGCATCCTCAACCCGAGTCTCAGGGGAGCCATCAGCATCAGCAGCACCTTGCAGTACACAATCTCCAACGCCTTAAAGCTGGTCAACAAACATCTGCAGGAGATAGCAATATTCCACAGGAAGTGGTTTTCTGACGCAGTGGGCAGGGCTAAAAAGCTGGGAGTGGAGGTCGCTAGGCCGGAGGAGAGCTCACCTGATACCTGTGAGGCAGGTGCAACTGAAACCTCTCTGGAGGATTTCTACAGAGATACTCTGAGCAGGCAGATCTTACAGTACCTTGTTGCGGAGGTAAAGAGGGTGTTTAGCACTGAGATGGTTCGGATTCTGAGATGGCTCTCGTTGGTGCCGTCTTATATGGCTGACCACAATTTCAGTATCCGCAGGGATAAAGTGGCGGATGCGAACTTGAACAACCTCGCTCGGCCCGACACGTTTTACGATGAGCTTGGTTGCTGGGAGGTGAAGTGGAGACATGCTAGCAAGCGGAGGATCCTGCCCACAACAGTGTTTGCAACATTGAAAATCCCAGACATTGCATTTTACCCAAATGTGCAGAGCCTGCTGAGAGTTCTGGGCACCATCCCCTGTGTGAACGCAGAGGCAGATGTCTATGGGCAGTACAACATGGTGCTGGAGCGGTACCAGTCTTACCTGATAGCCACACCGGAGGATCAGAGACTTTGCAACATGGCATTTGTCTATGTCAATCAAGATGTGCACTTCAATGTTGAAGACATGGTGGAGTCCTATGTGGAGAAGCATCCTGACATATTGCAGTTGTTGCATATGGTAAATTTATTTTTATATAAAAGTATTTGCCTAGCACTCACACAAACTGAAGATTTCAAATCATTTGAAAAACATAAAATGAAGTTACCCTAAGTGGATAAGTTACCCTAAGTGGATATTATTTTGAATATTTCTTAACTTTTGTGTTGTTATTTTACTAATATTTGCATTTGTAGGTCCCAGTAACTGAACAAAAGCTGTATTTTGCTAATGCTTTTATTGTCTATGTTCATAGGATGATGAGGTGATGGAGATGCACTCTGCAGCTGGTAAGGAAATAATAgtattaatatatattatgtagtaTTTATTGCGCCATGGTGTATATACAAATATTTGCCTTAATACCCATGTTTATTCATTCATCATTCATGGCTCATGCTCTTGACTGCTTTATTTCAGAACCAGTCTCTGAGAACGATGGAAAACACACTCTAAAGGAGAATGTTGATGAAACACAAAAAGAACCACAGGAAATGGtcttggagatggagagagtggagcAACCGAAATGCGTAGCCTCAGAGACTAATAAGGAGGCGCTCAAATCTGCTCTGCAGGCTGCTGTGACAGCGGCATATAACAGCCAGAGCAGACAGCCTGGTGAGGCCTCTGCTGAACAGGATGGCGAGGTTGAAGACACATTGAAATATGTATCGAAGTCTGAGATGAAAGAAGTTCTCAGAGTATGCGAGGATGCAGTCAGGGAGGGAATACTTTTGGAAGTTGGCACTTCCTTTTTCTCTCTGTTCATCGACCGCGTTGTGAAGTTAGGGGAGAAAAAAtatcttcccctcttcctcaggTTTGTGGACAGTTTTGATGTCATGCGATTGGAGCTCATGGGTTTTCTGGATGTGGATCTTGACTGCGATGCCATGTCAGAGCGCATATTGGAAATTGTCACCAAAGAATGGTGTCTCGATTTGTGTTACTGCAGAGGTCAAGCCTACCTAGGATCTGGTGATGTCTCCTACAAGCTGAAAGCCTTTGCCTGTAAAATCCAGGAAAAGTACCCCCTTGCAATATGCACACACAGCTCTTGTTACTCGTTTAACACATGGTGGTCAAAATCCACCCCTGTGCCGTCAGTCAAACGGGCCCTGGATGTTTTTGAGGAGGTGTTGATGTTTTTTGGGAGCACGCCTATGCTTGAGAAACAGCTGGATCATGTCATTGCATTTGGTCTTAGGGAAAGCTATGAAAAGGTTCAAGAATTGCAGAGTAAGTTCTGTACCGTCTGGCAGGAGAAGCACGATTCCTATGAAGTTTTTGTGCAGATGCTGGAGCCCCTTGTTGAATGTTTGGAGAAAATCAAGACCAACCCACAGAGATGGAAATCCTCACTCTCTCTAAAAGCTGGAGCACTTCTGCGTTTGATAAGGGACTTTGATTTCATTGTTCCCATGGTAGCCCTGAAGAATGCCTCGTCCTTTACCAGGGAGCTGAGTGCAGGACTCCAGAAGGATCATTTTAGCGCAGCATCACAGCTTTGCCAGATCAGTGGTATAGTGGCTACTCTCAACAGGGTCAAAACAAACATCAAGGTCTTTCACCAGAATTGGTTCGACGAAGCCTGTGCCCTTGCCCAGAGTCTGGTTGTGCAGATAAAAGTGCCTGATAATTCATCTGCGGCCAGGGATAGCATGATCAAGCCAGCTCTGTATTACAAAGATTCACTGAGTGTGCCCCTAGTGGACAACCTCACCAATGCTGTGAAGGATCATTTCTCTGAGGACCACAAAGAGGCCCTAAACTTCTTATCCCTGGTTCCCTGCTCTGTGACTGTGAGTTACATGTTTGAGATCCTGAGGTCAAAGCCTCCTCTCTACGCCAGTGATCTGCCTGACTCTGACAACTTCTTCACAGAGTTGTGCTGCTGGAGGGTGAAGTGGAAGACCAAAGTTGCGTCAGTGACCATCCCAGACACCATCTTTCAGACTCTCCGTCTGCCACTCATGCAATACTTTGGGAACATCAATACATTGCTGAGGATCATGTCTGTGTTACCCAGCACAGTACTGGAGAACTGTGGGGAAGCGATGCGCCACAAGATGTTCCAGGAATACCTGAGGAACACCAGCCCCAAGGACAGGTCCCCGTGTCTGGCCATGCTGCAGGTGGGAACCAACTTCAGCAGAGATCTGGACCGGATGGTGACTAAGTGCTTGAAGGTCACTCCCCAGGCTTTAGAGGGTTTCTGCTTGGTAAGTTTTCAAAATACATTTCCATGAATattaatttatttaattttttagagttttacccctttttctccccaatttcgtggtatccaattgttttagtagctactgttttgtctcattgctacaactcccgtacgggctcgggagagacgaaggttgaaagtcatgcgtcctccgatacacaactcaaccaagccgcactgcttcttaacacagcgcgcatccatcccggaagccagccgcaccaatgtgtcggaggaaacaccgtgcacctggcaaccttggttagcgcgcactgcacccggcccgccacaggagtcgctggtgcacgatgaaacaaggacatccctaccggccaagccctccctaacccggacgacgctaggccaattgtgtgtcgccccacggacctcccggtcgcggccagttacgacagaacctgtgcgcgaacccagagtctctgattgcacagctggcgctgcagtacagcgcccttaaccactgcgccacccgggaggcccccccATGAATATTATTGTTTTTAATATTTTATGCAGTCTTTCAGCGATGTTcttttaaaataaataatttcCTTTTAATAATGTCTATTGAAAATCAAATTCACAGGATAAGGAATCCAAAAGTCTGATGAAGAACTCTGAAGCCAACATGGAAGGTATGTGATAGCAAAGCTTTGTTTCAGTTAATCCCCATGTGATCATTAAGTATTTATTAGCTAATAACTATGTAATGACACTGTTACCATTTAGTATATGTTGGTAATAGGGATGGGCCCAGGTTTTATCAAGTGAAACACTTGTTCTCATTCAACTTACAATCACCTTAATTTTATTCtcaattatttttccactttaATGACCTGAACTCTATGGTAGAAGAGTCAATTGAATTGACTAATTCACCTTTGTCATATTTTCAGTGGATCATGACAAAGATAGAACAGAGGAGCTTGAGAATCAACAGTCTTCTGACAAGAAAAAAGACCAAGAAATGAAAGCAGTGGATGAGAATGGGCATACTGGAGATAATCGACGGAGTTTAGAAGCAGTGTTCAGACAGGCTGCACGTTTGGGGAAAAATAAGTGCCAGCTTTCCGAACTCTCCAAAGAAGATCAAGACCTTCTCATCCAGGATCTCGGCATGTGCCACTGGTTTGGAAGAGATGGGAAGTTCACGTGTAAAATAGGAGAGGAGGAAATGGTACAGCTTCTTACAAAATCCATCAGGGAAGTCATACTCTCAGAAATACAGGAGTCCCCCTTCTTTTCTCTTATCACAGATAAACCCGTTGTAATTGCTAATAAGAGCTATCTGCCTGTCTTTGTCAGATATGTTGGGCAATGTGCCCCCAAGGTAGAGCTCATTGGTTTTTTGCGATTTTTTGAATCCTGTGATGTTGATGTTCAAGCCAAGAATCTCTCTACGACTCTAACTGAAGACTGGGGATTGCCGATGAGTCAGTGTCGTGGACAAGCA
This window contains:
- the LOC115135890 gene encoding uncharacterized protein LOC115135890 isoform X1, with protein sequence MDPKMPKRCAAPNCNIYTDKSDVPFFRFPLDPEGCKQWLNNCHRTDLEPKTPEELHNSFKICANHFEPSLICCDSTLRASLKEGAMPTIFDFTTHLNNPSGRNGNKRIREPSEVEFATLKKAKGDWFEDAPTEVKDKPGENSATCDLSQEDQRREDVSNSKAKEILKVYFKETLAFTGFSIGNDANPNTDEPMGGHRGQQSLNPICVERIDQKDVLQFSENLMREEIRNSLRLARFFSILLQDVTNIEGKDQIPVFIRSVTVAGFPQKHLMGFLPCDADSEGLFYMLLSEIRNKWGLRMEHCRGLTYLTTGILCQKMKDLTSRILQEFPQVVLAPSDPYAFNMWLIRSMPMPSIQKVVNTVEEVATMLRGSPDLWERLEGKIKSSYGHLKGEVDRITEACQNTWEYGVDAFHTMLDILEPFLACINEVCSAANADTATCEQMAKLKPILKNFNFLITLVVLKNTLCCVSILNPSLRGAISISSTLQYTISNALKLVNKHLQEIAIFHRKWFSDAVGRAKKLGVEVARPEESSPDTCEAGATETSLEDFYRDTLSRQILQYLVAEVKRVFSTEMVRILRWLSLVPSYMADHNFSIRRDKVADANLNNLARPDTFYDELGCWEVKWRHASKRRILPTTVFATLKIPDIAFYPNVQSLLRVLGTIPCVNAEADVYGQYNMVLERYQSYLIATPEDQRLCNMAFVYVNQDVHFNVEDMVESYVEKHPDILQLLHMDDEVMEMHSAAEPVSENDGKHTLKENVDETQKEPQEMVLEMERVEQPKCVASETNKEALKSALQAAVTAAYNSQSRQPGEASAEQDGEVEDTLKYVSKSEMKEVLRVCEDAVREGILLEVGTSFFSLFIDRVVKLGEKKYLPLFLRFVDSFDVMRLELMGFLDVDLDCDAMSERILEIVTKEWCLDLCYCRGQAYLGSGDVSYKLKAFACKIQEKYPLAICTHSSCYSFNTWWSKSTPVPSVKRALDVFEEVLMFFGSTPMLEKQLDHVIAFGLRESYEKVQELQSKFCTVWQEKHDSYEVFVQMLEPLVECLEKIKTNPQRWKSSLSLKAGALLRLIRDFDFIVPMVALKNASSFTRELSAGLQKDHFSAASQLCQISGIVATLNRVKTNIKVFHQNWFDEACALAQSLVVQIKVPDNSSAARDSMIKPALYYKDSLSVPLVDNLTNAVKDHFSEDHKEALNFLSLVPCSVTVSYMFEILRSKPPLYASDLPDSDNFFTELCCWRVKWKTKVASVTIPDTIFQTLRLPLMQYFGNINTLLRIMSVLPSTVLENCGEAMRHKMFQEYLRNTSPKDRSPCLAMLQVGTNFSRDLDRMVTKCLKVTPQALEGFCLDKESKSLMKNSEANMEVDHDKDRTEELENQQSSDKKKDQEMKAVDENGHTGDNRRSLEAVFRQAARLGKNKCQLSELSKEDQDLLIQDLGMCHWFGRDGKFTCKIGEEEMVQLLTKSIREVILSEIQESPFFSLITDKPVVIANKSYLPVFVRYVGQCAPKVELIGFLRFFESCDVDVQAKNLSTTLTEDWGLPMSQCRGQAIMRMGSGCHSLKKMSLEFLESYPLSVITPSESCGLACWLAGSVHCPPVTKMLRIVEDLLLFFDQSPGLEAELAQAVDGLLNTPREALEEIPETCCSRWKKREDFFDLLVDTLEGVLSCLDSVSAHDAGTMSLHAQVLATALRDADFVITLVILKNACSPLRNCSTVFRCGNPADIICEVEKIVPIIETLNKMLDNISTVHSPWFEEAFQLASKVAPQQVCFPEKAISYGSPEMYYRDNLSVPLLSSLVDEMKYNFSDSHLKALKILSLLPTCNPQPISEPIRAESTDKLYSLYLCDLPDPDTAEQDISNWASVWKEKYQDLSPPASISEILLHAESQCHPTVTRLLRLVAVLPSVSMEWDLMKTTLNSMRALLKNTVCKGSKTDTVMLLMHYPTVQRLGEVIEKCIEVDPESSPCLEQVKKQIEGLKLESDFRALDVNPDGRPEQADEEHQAGTSDQLPAGKLKAEEEAEYYVKVEDAVIKADIVIVEDVVIAEDIVGAGGGGKVEVCVITEEVMFAEDDVKAVDIVLAEDGVKAEDSIMIVEDGVIGQKQAMSFYDPPVREEILKELWDSQFFTIITERAVEIEGQLYVPLCIRYLEKQDTQCEETVAFIPFSQDTAVLADAIETALSEKLGLNMEYCRGQALLSVGEVGSQMRAVSAVISQKYPLAMRTVSSTLSLNVWLARSSPAVAAADCAASVENMLQWLTEDTERQTKLEDMIIAMFQHDEGKGNEHRDKLVKNWEKSHEMHELMVELLEVVMLCLNEQKSEESSSGSGQALLYFNKVRSFEFIFSAVVLKNVLSLTKKLSQSLQGKPLDVLLAMNSLPDLLTSLNELKSDIDTHHKAWYEEAVALASKLQITLLHSGLLEPLSQFYKMAVSQKVVEHSIVEVSELFTEKVLSTLRCLEIVPYAMSKVENSSVNTHLFHMYKDDMPDMASLPTEVKSWREKWLDPMSGYLPATVLDTLKASDIRSFSNIETLLRLLVILPFSRRESTFRQGKRSLQGFIKQETRSLSELHPL